The segment CCAGCACCAGCTCGGCCACGCCGCGTCCGGTCGCCAGCGCCTCCATCGCGACCTCGGTGGCCGCGGCGTACCCGATGAACGGGTTGAGGGCGGTGACGAGGCCGATCGAGTTCTCGACCTCCTGGCGCAGCAGCTCCTCGTTGGCGGTGATCCCGTCGACGCAGCGACGCGCGAGCACCAGCATGGCCTCGCGCATGCGGTAGATGCCCGACGAGAGCGAGTAGCAGATGACCGGCTCGAAGGCGTTGAGCTGCAGCTGACCACCCTCGGCCGCCATCGTGACCGTGACGTCCATGCCGATGACCTGGAACGCCACCTGGTTGACCACCTCGGGGATCACCGGGTTCACCTTGCCGGGCATGATGCTCGAGCCGGCCTGCACCGCCGGCAGGTTGATCTCGTTGAGACCCGCTCGCGGACCCGACGAGAGCAGACGCAGGTCGTTGCAGATCTTGCTGATCTTCACCGCGATGCGCTTGAGCACGCCCGACAGCTGGACGAACGCGCCGCAGTCCTGCGTGGCCTCGATGAGGTCGACGGCGCTCACGAGCGGCAGCCCGGTCATGCGCGCCAGGTGCTCGCAGGCGATGGGCACGTAGCCGACCGGCGCGTTGAGCTGGGTGCCGATCGCCGTCGCACCGAGGTTGATCTCGTGCAGCATCGCCACCGCCTCGGTGAGGCGGCTGTGGTCCTCGCCGAGCATCACCGCGTAGGTGGAGAACTCCTGGCCGAGCGTCATCGGGACCGCGTCCTGCAGCTGGGTGCGGCCCATCTTCAGCACACCGCGGAACTCCTCGGCCTTCGCGGCGAACGACGCCTGCAGCACGAGCATCGCGTCGAGCAGGGAGTGGGTCGCCAGGATGATCGCGATCTTGACGGCCGTCGGGTACACGTCGTTGGTGGACTGGCTCAGGTTGACGTGCTCGTTGGGGTGGACCCGGGCGTAGTCACCCTTGGTGTGGCCCAGGATCTCGAGCGCACGGTTGGCGATGACCTCGTTGGCGTTCATGTTCGTGGACGTGCCCGCGCCACCTTGCATGACGTCGACGACGAACTGGTCGTGCAGCTCCCCGGCCCTGATCTCCTCGCACGCCTGCTCGACGGCACGGAAGCGCTCGTCGTCGAGCAGCCCGAGCTGGTGGTTGGTGGTCGCGGCGGCCTGCTTGACCGCCGCGAGCGCCTCGATCAGGAACGGGCTCTGGCCGATCGGGATGCCGGTGATGGGGAAGTTCTCGGTGGCGCGCAGCGTGTGGACGCCCCAGTAGGCGTCGACGGGGACGTCGCGGTCGCCGATGAGGTCGTGCTCGCGTCGCGTGGTGCGGTCCGGTGCCGCCGGCTGCTCCGCAGCCCGGCTGGTCGAGAGCGTCATGTCGTCCTTCCGTCGCAGGGACGGGCCGAGGGTGGGGTCCGCCGCTGGTTCTCGTGGGTCACGTCGCGGGATCGCCGCAGGTGACCGTGGTCACACCCATCTGACCAGAACGACCCCGGGCGCGCCAGCACCCGGGGTCGTGTCGTGCGCGGTTCAGTCTGTGACCGGGCGCATCCAGTTGTGCCGGTCCTCGGCGCGGCCGTACTGCACGTCGACGAGGGCGGAGCGGATGTCCAGGGTGACCTTGCCGGCCCCGCCGTCGCCGGCCACCGCCTCGCCGCCGTCCCACTTGAGCACGCCCACGGGCGTGACGACGGCAGCGGTGCCGCAGGCGAAGACCTCGGTGATGGTGCCGTCGGCGGTGCCCTCGCGCCACTCCTCGATGCTCACCCGACGCTCGACGACCTCGTGGCCGAGGTCGCGGGCGATCTGGAGGATCGAGTCGCGGGTGATGCCCTCGAGGATCGAGCCCGAGAGCTCGGGGGTGACGATCGACCCGTCGGACTGGACGAAGTACAGGTTCATCCCTCCGAGCTCCTCGACCCAGCGGTGCTCGACCGAGTCCAGGAAGGCGACCTGCTGGCAACCGTGCGCGGTGGCCTCCTGCTGCGGGAGCAGGCTCGCGGCGTAGTTGCCGCCGCACTTGGCCGCGCCCGTGCCGCCCGCACCGGCACGCGAGTACTCCGAGGACAGCCAGATGGAGACCGGCTCGACGCCGCCGGGGAAGTACGCACCGGCCGGTGAGGCGATGACGCAGTAGGTGACGTGCTGGCTCGGACGCACCCCGAGGAAGACCTCGGAGGCGAACATGAACGGACGCAGGTACAGGCTCGTCTCGCCACCCTGGGGCACCCAGCTGCGGTCGGCCTCGACCAGCGCGCCGATGGAGCCGAGGAACCAGTCCTCTGGCAGCTGGGGCAGCGCGAGTCGCTGCGCCGAGCGCTGGAGCCGCGCCGCGTTCTGCTCGGGGCGGAACACCCGGATCGACCCGTCGGCCCACGCGTAGGCCTTGAGCCCCTCGAAGATCTCCTGCGCGTAGTGCAGGACCGCGGTCGCGGGGTCGAGCTGCAACGGACCGTAGGGCACGACGCGCGCGTCGTGCCAACCGGCCTCGGGCGTCCACTCGGTGAGGAACATGTGGTCGGTGAAGTGGTTGCCGAAGCCCGGCGAGGCGAGGATCGCCTCCCGTTCGGCGTCCGTCCGGGCAGCCTGGTTGAGCTCGAGGGTGCTGGCGAACGGTGCGGTGGTCATGCTGGACACGGTAGTCCTTCCGGGGTCGAGGGGGCACGGCCCCTCGGGGCCCCCGTGGGGTCCCCGACGGGGCTCGCGGTGGGGGTCAGCCCACCGCTACGCCCTCGGCCGCTGCCGCGCTGGCGCGCGCGGCGATGGCCTCCCCCACCTCCTCGGTGCTGCGCGGGGCGGCGTCGTGGGCACCCGCCCCACGAGCAGCGATGTCGGCCTCGACGGCCTGGCTGACCTGGTGGGCGGCCTCGGGGTGGCCGAGGTGCTCGAGCAGCAGCGCGCCCGACAGGATGGCCGCCGTCGGGTCGGCCTTGGACTGACCCGCGATGTCGGGTGCGGACCCGTGCACCGGCTCGAACATGCTCGGAGCCGTGCGGTCGGGGTTCACGTTGCCGCTCGCCGCCAGGCCGATGCCACCGGTGACCGCGGCTGCGAGGTCGGTGAGGATGTCGCCGAACAGGTTGTCGGTGACGATCACGTCGAAGCGCCCCGGGTCGGTCACGAGGAAGATCGTGGCGGCGTCGACGTGCAGGTAGTCGACACTCACCTCCGGGAACTCCCGGCCCACCGCGTCGACGGTGCGGCTCCAGAGGTGACCGGCGTGCACGAGCACGTTGTTCTTGTGCACGAGCGTGAGCTTCTTGCGCGGACGCGCCTGCGCTCGGGCGAACGCGTCTCGCACGACGCGCTCCACGCCGAAGGCGGTGTTCACGCTCACCTCGGTCGCCAGCTCGTGCGGCGTGCCCACGCGGATGGCCCCGCCGTTGCCGACGTACGGCCCCTCGGTCCCCTCGCGCACGACCACGAAGTCGATGGGCCCGCGGTCGGTGACCTGGGGTCCGAGCGGCGTGGGAACGCCGGGGTACAGCGTGCTGGGCCGCAGGTTGACGTAGTGGTCGAGCTCGAAGCGCAGCCGCAGCAGCAGTCCTCGCTCGAGCACGCCCGACGGGACGCTCGGATCGCCCACGGCGCCGAGCAGGATCGCGTCGTGGCCGCGGATCTCCTCCAGCACCGCGTCCGGGAGGGTCTCCCCGGTGGCGTGGTATCGGCGCGCACCCAGGTCGTACTCGACCGTGTCGAACGACAGGTCGTGCTGGGCCGCCACGGCGCGCAGCACCGTGAGGGCCTGGGTGGTGACTTCGGGACCGATGCCGTCGCCGGGGACGACGGCGAGCGAGTAGGAGCGCGTCATGGCCTCATCCTAGAAGTCGCGTCTCATGATCTGAAACCGCGGTCCCAGAGGATGGACGTCGCGGAGCCGTCATCAGTTGTCGTCGGGACGCTCGGACGGCTCGGCGGCAGGGGTCACGGCGTCGTCGCGCAGGTGGGCAGGTCCCCACTCGATCGGGTAGCTGTTCATGGTCTCTCCTGAGGTCGTGCTGGATCGGACGGACGGGTTCCATCGAGACGATGGGCGGGTCCGGCACCGGTCCGACTGCTCCACGGGCGACGACATCCGAGGGTGATCGGATGGATCAGGAGAGGGAACCAGGTCGTGATCCCCGTGCGAGGCGATTCAAGCCTGCGGCGGAACAGTCGGGCCAAACGCCAAACTCCGCGGCAGGGTGGGCCCTACGAGGCCCTGCCGCGGCAAGCGATGACTACGAGCTGCTTCCGCATGATGGGACCAGGATACGGCCAGCCACGTCGACCGCAGGGCAGGTTGTCCTGCGTGTCTCGCCCGATGAGACGGCGGAGGTCGGCGCCGCGCGCACGGGTGCCAGACTGGCGAGGTGAGCGCTCCTTCGCAGATCCCCGACCTCGTGGCGCGGTCGCTCGACCTCGCCCGTCAGCGGGGGTTCATCACGTCGACCCGCCACGAGACGGGCCGACTCCTGGCGGCGCTCGCCGCGTCTCGCGAGGGCACGCTCGCCGAGCTGGGCACCGGCACCGGCGTCGGCTCGGCCTGGCTGTCCAGCGGCGCACCCAAGGCCGCCAGGATCGTGAGCGCCGAGCTCGATCCCTCCCTCGCGGGCGACGTCCAGAAGATCTTCGCCGACGTCGACAACGTCG is part of the Aeromicrobium sp. Leaf245 genome and harbors:
- a CDS encoding aspartate ammonia-lyase, encoding MTLSTSRAAEQPAAPDRTTRREHDLIGDRDVPVDAYWGVHTLRATENFPITGIPIGQSPFLIEALAAVKQAAATTNHQLGLLDDERFRAVEQACEEIRAGELHDQFVVDVMQGGAGTSTNMNANEVIANRALEILGHTKGDYARVHPNEHVNLSQSTNDVYPTAVKIAIILATHSLLDAMLVLQASFAAKAEEFRGVLKMGRTQLQDAVPMTLGQEFSTYAVMLGEDHSRLTEAVAMLHEINLGATAIGTQLNAPVGYVPIACEHLARMTGLPLVSAVDLIEATQDCGAFVQLSGVLKRIAVKISKICNDLRLLSSGPRAGLNEINLPAVQAGSSIMPGKVNPVIPEVVNQVAFQVIGMDVTVTMAAEGGQLQLNAFEPVICYSLSSGIYRMREAMLVLARRCVDGITANEELLRQEVENSIGLVTALNPFIGYAAATEVAMEALATGRGVAELVLEKKLLPPEQLHAILQPEVLANLTPRA
- a CDS encoding branched-chain amino acid aminotransferase codes for the protein MTTAPFASTLELNQAARTDAEREAILASPGFGNHFTDHMFLTEWTPEAGWHDARVVPYGPLQLDPATAVLHYAQEIFEGLKAYAWADGSIRVFRPEQNAARLQRSAQRLALPQLPEDWFLGSIGALVEADRSWVPQGGETSLYLRPFMFASEVFLGVRPSQHVTYCVIASPAGAYFPGGVEPVSIWLSSEYSRAGAGGTGAAKCGGNYAASLLPQQEATAHGCQQVAFLDSVEHRWVEELGGMNLYFVQSDGSIVTPELSGSILEGITRDSILQIARDLGHEVVERRVSIEEWREGTADGTITEVFACGTAAVVTPVGVLKWDGGEAVAGDGGAGKVTLDIRSALVDVQYGRAEDRHNWMRPVTD
- a CDS encoding 3-isopropylmalate dehydrogenase, with protein sequence MTRSYSLAVVPGDGIGPEVTTQALTVLRAVAAQHDLSFDTVEYDLGARRYHATGETLPDAVLEEIRGHDAILLGAVGDPSVPSGVLERGLLLRLRFELDHYVNLRPSTLYPGVPTPLGPQVTDRGPIDFVVVREGTEGPYVGNGGAIRVGTPHELATEVSVNTAFGVERVVRDAFARAQARPRKKLTLVHKNNVLVHAGHLWSRTVDAVGREFPEVSVDYLHVDAATIFLVTDPGRFDVIVTDNLFGDILTDLAAAVTGGIGLAASGNVNPDRTAPSMFEPVHGSAPDIAGQSKADPTAAILSGALLLEHLGHPEAAHQVSQAVEADIAARGAGAHDAAPRSTEEVGEAIAARASAAAAEGVAVG